In the genome of Populus alba chromosome 11, ASM523922v2, whole genome shotgun sequence, one region contains:
- the LOC118043684 gene encoding F-box protein At1g80960, translating into MEMDVEGVDQISSLPDALLSRIISHLGISESIRTSILSRRWKNIWKSSSCLHFDTNFLTKSRIDIYERGASFRNYDRKRLYDEISRATGLVERVIDSHETKLVFCSISHIEDNLKSGLVERLIKNLKEKKLIEELSLVCEKLFVSDRFQCNLPPGIFFCRTLHVLELKGYRLKDASPFESCRNLVTLRLDSVNLDDKTLSRVILNCMFLEDLCLCSCTGLKKIEIHDKKLKSLKLNDLDLEGVDIEAEGLSILVLNSVSCSVNMKINTPTLLEFGFCSDGGRLQKSTQIYSRIIDLLERCCGLLLHTLSISLALDSQMEQHILDHIFRLCTHLQKLCISIPPNNTGPSDWELPYPTFMFWEKRELHDSITHSLKLVKIKGFCGKEEEIVFAKHLIRKAPMLRRFVVECGENCSETGARETLGLSLEPRASVNLSIVLKPEMLAEEFQCPQIDNATQLRSAVFFASYEHSHNM; encoded by the exons ATGGAGATGGATGTTGAAGGCGTTGATCAAATTAGCAGCCTTCCTGACGCACTTTTATCTCGGATTATCTCACATCTAGGTATCTCAGAAAGCATACGAACAAGCATCTTGTCAAGAAGATGGAAAAACATATGGAAATCTTCGTCCTGCCTTCACTTTGATACAAACTTTCTGACCAAATCCCGCATAGATATTTACGAGAGGGGTGCGAGTTTCAGAAACTATGACAGAAAGAGGCTATATGACGAGATTTCACGAGCCACAGGTTTAGTTGAAAGGGTCATTGATTCTCATGAAACCAAACTTGTATTTTGCAGTATTTCTCACATAGAAGATAATCTTAAATCTGGTCTCGTTGAAAGATTGATCAAAAACCTTAAAGAGAAGAAGCTCATCGAAGAACTCTCCCTCGTGTGCGAAAAACTCTTCGTATCCGATAGGTTTCAGTGCAATTTACCTCCAGGTATATTTTTCTGTAGAACCCTACATGTTTTGGAATTGAAGGGATATAGGCTTAAAGATGCTTCTCCTTTTGAAAGCTGCCGTAATCTTGTCACCTTAAGGCTCGATTCGGTGAATCTTGATGATAAAACCCTCTCTCGGGTTATTTTAAATTGCATGTTCTTGGAGGATTTGTGTCTTTGTTCTTGCACTGGCTTAAAAAAGATAGAGATCCATGATAAGAAGCTCAAGTCTTTGAAACTTAACGACTTGGATTTGGAAGGAGTTGATATCGAGGCCGAGGGCCTCAGCATTCTGGTGCTTAATTCAGTTTCGTGCTCGGTAAATATGAAAATCAATACTCCAACTCTCTTGGAGTTTGGCTTTTGTTCTGATGGTGGTCGACTCCAAAAAAGCACACAAATCTATTCCAGGATCATAGATCTTCTTGAGCGTTGCTGTGGCCTCTTG TTGCATACTCTATCTATCAGTTTAGCTTTGGACAGTCAAATGGAACAACACATCTTAGATCACATCTTCAGACTATGCACCCATTTGCAGAAACTCTGTATCAGCATTCCA CCCAACAATACGGGGCCTTCCGACTGGGAACTACCATATCCTACATTCATGTTCTGGGAGAAAAGGGAGCTGCATGATAGCATCACACATAGCCTGAAGTTGGTGAAGATAAAAGGATTCTGTGGGAAAGAGGAGGAGATCGTTTTTGCTAAACATCTCATAAGAAAGGCTCCCATGCTGAGGAGATTTGTGGTTGAATGTGGCGAGAACTGCTCGGAGACAGGAGCAAGGGAAACTTTAGGCTTATCGCTCGAGCCAAGGGCCTCCGTCAATCTCTCTATAGTCTTGAAGCCAGAG ATGCTTGCTGAAGAGTTTCAATGCCCTCAAATAGATAATGCTACGCAGCTCCGTTCTGCTGTTTTCTTCGCTTCGTATGAACACTCACATAACATGTAA